In a single window of the Methanofollis ethanolicus genome:
- a CDS encoding AIR synthase-related protein, producing the protein MDIEGFVRRELSAGRGEDDVVAALKCEILRIKTDASPEYVETFAKAVLEEVKNTTGLTGDLFAFEHAGVTMGEFGVGSRGKGDFFAHRQFPRIIGKAAATVGVDEMDDAGAVAANGKYIITTVDGMHSRLSDFPFLAGFHVTRATLRDAYVMGAKPVALLSDIHVADDGDVAKIFDYTAGIAAVAEAMNVPLVTGSTLRIGGDMVLGDRMTGCVGAVGVADHLTARKETRPGDVLLMTAGAGGGTIATTALYFGYHEVVEETINLHFLKACEALLKSPVLAHIHTMTDVTNGGLRGDVYEMAETADCRIVVDEENLRKLVEPKVLAMLDALQIDYLGVSLDALLIVVPPEHAEEVMAVVRSAGVPIEPIGHVEEGPATSVLISGGEERDFQPRFRESAYTPVKKVVDTEPRDFDEMKEKVRAAADAAIEKKMRVIARLRKSE; encoded by the coding sequence ATGGATATCGAGGGATTTGTCCGCAGGGAACTCTCTGCGGGCAGGGGCGAAGACGACGTCGTCGCAGCCCTCAAATGTGAGATCCTCAGGATCAAGACAGACGCTTCCCCTGAATATGTCGAGACATTCGCAAAAGCCGTCCTCGAAGAGGTGAAAAATACCACCGGCCTTACCGGCGATCTCTTCGCCTTCGAACATGCCGGTGTCACCATGGGAGAGTTCGGCGTCGGGTCCCGCGGGAAGGGCGACTTTTTCGCCCACAGGCAGTTCCCGCGGATCATCGGGAAGGCCGCAGCCACGGTCGGCGTCGACGAGATGGACGACGCGGGGGCCGTTGCGGCGAACGGGAAATATATCATCACCACCGTCGACGGCATGCACTCCCGCCTCTCCGACTTCCCCTTCCTCGCCGGTTTCCATGTGACGCGGGCGACCCTGCGTGACGCCTACGTGATGGGGGCAAAACCCGTCGCCCTCCTCTCCGACATCCATGTCGCGGACGACGGCGACGTCGCCAAGATCTTCGACTACACCGCCGGGATCGCCGCCGTCGCCGAGGCGATGAACGTTCCCCTGGTCACCGGGTCGACCCTCCGCATCGGCGGGGACATGGTCCTCGGCGACCGCATGACCGGGTGCGTCGGGGCCGTCGGCGTCGCCGACCACCTCACCGCCAGGAAAGAGACGCGGCCCGGCGACGTCCTCCTCATGACCGCGGGCGCGGGCGGCGGCACCATCGCAACGACGGCGCTCTACTTCGGCTACCACGAGGTCGTCGAGGAGACGATCAACCTCCACTTCCTCAAGGCCTGTGAGGCCCTCCTGAAGAGCCCCGTCCTCGCCCACATCCACACCATGACCGACGTCACCAACGGCGGACTGCGGGGCGACGTCTATGAGATGGCCGAGACCGCAGACTGCCGGATCGTCGTCGACGAGGAAAACCTCAGGAAACTTGTCGAGCCGAAGGTGCTCGCCATGCTCGACGCCCTCCAGATCGACTACCTCGGCGTCTCCCTGGACGCCCTCCTCATCGTCGTGCCGCCGGAGCACGCGGAGGAGGTCATGGCCGTCGTCCGCTCGGCCGGCGTCCCGATCGAGCCGATCGGCCACGTCGAGGAGGGGCCGGCCACCTCGGTCCTCATATCTGGCGGTGAAGAGCGCGACTTCCAGCCGCGGTTCAGGGAATCGGCCTACACCCCAGTGAAGAAGGTCGTGGACACGGAACCCCGCGACTTCGACGAGATGAAGGAGAAGGTCAGGGCCGCCGCGGACGCGGCGATAGAAAAGAAGATGCGGGTCATCGCCCGGCTCCGGAAGAGCGAGTGA
- a CDS encoding type IV pilin produces MKQFAQNEEAVSPVIGVILMVAITVILAAVIAAFVFGMAGNMSSSKSVAATATHTVDGDKQVISVTYQGGKDSGLVENVSVNVNDGKKKAVFPGNVTVGDSLKINSSVDTGNRNHVVVTATFTDGGSQVILDTYV; encoded by the coding sequence ATGAAACAGTTCGCACAGAATGAAGAAGCAGTGTCGCCGGTCATCGGCGTCATCCTCATGGTCGCCATCACGGTGATCCTCGCGGCCGTCATCGCCGCATTCGTCTTCGGTATGGCCGGCAACATGTCGTCCTCCAAGAGTGTTGCCGCCACGGCAACTCACACCGTTGATGGAGACAAGCAGGTGATCTCCGTCACATACCAGGGTGGCAAGGATTCAGGCCTTGTCGAGAACGTCAGTGTAAACGTCAATGACGGTAAGAAAAAGGCTGTGTTCCCCGGTAATGTTACCGTTGGTGACTCTTTGAAGATTAATTCGAGTGTCGATACCGGCAACAGGAACCACGTCGTTGTCACGGCAACGTTCACCGACGGCGGTTCTCAGGTCATCCTGGACACCTACGTCTGA
- a CDS encoding HepT-like ribonuclease domain-containing protein — protein sequence MQKQTDETVPLRHALDAAKKAVFFLDDRTRTDLETDEMLGFAVVRLLEIIGEAAKLVSPELREKHPEIPWSAMVGMRNRLIHGYFDVNYDVVWDTVKSDLPPMIDDLERLLATMISESDRNLAP from the coding sequence ATGCAGAAGCAGACGGATGAAACCGTTCCTCTCAGACATGCCCTTGATGCCGCGAAAAAAGCAGTGTTTTTCCTCGATGACCGAACCCGTACGGATCTGGAAACGGATGAGATGCTCGGTTTTGCCGTCGTCCGCCTCCTTGAGATCATTGGAGAAGCTGCGAAACTCGTCTCACCGGAACTTCGAGAGAAGCACCCCGAAATACCATGGAGTGCAATGGTCGGCATGAGAAACCGTCTGATCCATGGATATTTTGACGTGAACTACGATGTTGTCTGGGACACCGTGAAATCCGACCTCCCACCTATGATAGACGATCTGGAACGTCTGCTGGCCACCATGATATCTGAGAGTGATAGGAATCTGGCGCCGTGA
- a CDS encoding type II toxin-antitoxin system HicB family antitoxin: MIFKVVVTPDPEDGGFIVSCPALPGCHSEGETLEEALENIRDAIRGCVAALNDRARRQQGSRVIDVSV, translated from the coding sequence ATGATATTCAAAGTCGTCGTTACTCCCGATCCTGAAGACGGCGGGTTTATCGTCAGTTGCCCCGCGCTTCCCGGTTGCCACTCGGAAGGGGAAACCCTGGAAGAGGCGCTGGAAAATATCAGGGACGCCATTCGGGGATGTGTCGCCGCGCTCAACGACCGTGCCCGGAGACAGCAGGGCAGCAGAGTTATCGATGTGTCTGTGTAA
- a CDS encoding DUF6345 domain-containing protein, which translates to MDHTRMKIFMATLLLVSSLCLPASAWSYSITNIMNYDDPGTTDLTNGNAVCGIVSQRLQGAGWTEFFSHSDASAVRADFGTDSGGYQGLDGAHFHWHYGHGVMPGTMSSICLSNYPYGYVNRDHVYKKWDNANKWTVIYSCLVLKDRQWGNALKTAHGILGFETTVTGTTSLPTSFFSYAIDNDYCMSSAWYYSTLNSFGSSVTAVAIADTQLQMTSDQLPGQGHLEPDEDPDDNNGYYSSWAC; encoded by the coding sequence ATGGATCATACGAGAATGAAAATTTTCATGGCGACTCTGCTGTTAGTAAGCAGTTTATGTTTGCCAGCATCTGCGTGGAGTTACAGCATAACCAACATCATGAACTATGATGATCCCGGGACAACGGATCTTACGAACGGAAACGCCGTCTGTGGCATTGTCAGTCAACGCCTGCAGGGGGCGGGATGGACAGAGTTTTTCTCGCATAGTGATGCAAGCGCCGTACGGGCCGATTTTGGAACAGATAGTGGAGGATATCAGGGTCTAGACGGTGCACATTTCCACTGGCATTATGGGCATGGAGTTATGCCAGGCACCATGTCAAGCATCTGCCTCTCGAACTATCCCTACGGATATGTGAATCGAGATCATGTGTACAAGAAATGGGATAATGCCAATAAATGGACGGTCATATATTCGTGTCTGGTCCTCAAGGATCGCCAATGGGGCAACGCTCTCAAGACAGCGCACGGGATACTGGGTTTTGAAACAACCGTCACGGGGACAACGTCACTTCCGACCAGTTTCTTTTCATACGCGATTGATAACGATTACTGCATGTCAAGCGCGTGGTATTACAGCACGCTTAACTCGTTCGGATCTTCTGTGACGGCAGTTGCCATCGCCGACACCCAGCTGCAAATGACAAGCGATCAGTTGCCGGGGCAGGGTCATCTTGAGCCTGACGAGGATCCGGATGACAACAATGGGTATTACAGTTCCTGGGCATGCTAG
- a CDS encoding type II toxin-antitoxin system HicB family antitoxin: MRKYTLTAALWEEERSYVSKCPEIGVASCGDTPDEALVHLKEAVELYLENARALGMMEDIAPALRSPRKFAATFEVIE, translated from the coding sequence ATGAGAAAATATACCCTGACTGCAGCGCTCTGGGAGGAAGAGAGGAGTTATGTTTCGAAATGCCCGGAGATCGGTGTCGCGAGTTGCGGGGACACGCCTGACGAGGCCCTGGTCCACCTCAAGGAGGCGGTCGAGCTCTATCTGGAGAATGCGAGGGCGCTTGGCATGATGGAGGACATCGCCCCGGCACTGCGGTCGCCGCGCAAGTTTGCGGCGACTTTCGAGGTGATCGAGTGA
- a CDS encoding antitoxin family protein, with protein sequence MNPASSNPLEKIDLKEGTQVKITIEEPSAVIEDAFGLLKGKDTTEALKKMDDEWDLY encoded by the coding sequence ATGAATCCGGCGTCCTCAAACCCCCTCGAAAAGATCGACCTGAAGGAGGGAACGCAGGTCAAGATCACTATCGAAGAACCATCCGCCGTCATCGAAGATGCATTCGGTCTTCTGAAAGGAAAGGACACAACAGAAGCGCTGAAAAAGATGGACGATGAATGGGATCTTTATTGA
- a CDS encoding zinc ribbon domain-containing protein has protein sequence MSKFCQECGKEQISQNAEICPNCGVRIKKNPEKSSGIAAISSFVFAGLGQVYNGDFGRGFLILVGTVIGSMFYFIPGLIVWAYGIYDAYTTAKRMNAREIPYQETNALHMILFVVLWFVGIVVFFILAAIVAAFVFGMSGSTYY, from the coding sequence ATGTCAAAATTCTGTCAAGAATGTGGAAAAGAACAGATCAGCCAGAACGCGGAGATCTGTCCGAACTGTGGGGTCAGGATCAAGAAAAACCCTGAGAAAAGTTCAGGTATTGCAGCAATCTCTTCCTTTGTCTTTGCCGGTCTGGGGCAGGTTTATAACGGAGATTTTGGTCGAGGATTTCTGATCCTTGTAGGAACCGTGATTGGTTCTATGTTCTACTTTATCCCGGGCCTGATCGTGTGGGCCTATGGTATCTATGATGCATACACAACGGCAAAACGGATGAATGCCAGGGAGATCCCCTATCAGGAGACGAACGCTCTCCATATGATCCTGTTCGTGGTCCTCTGGTTTGTGGGAATAGTAGTATTCTTCATTCTGGCCGCTATCGTGGCTGCATTTGTCTTTGGAATGAGCGGGTCAACATACTACTGA
- a CDS encoding type II toxin-antitoxin system HicA family toxin, whose product MAKLPVISGSAAVKTFHKFGFTTSRQTGSHMILEKAGLDVTLSVPLHTELKRGTLRNLIKDAGLTADEFVAML is encoded by the coding sequence ATGGCGAAACTCCCTGTCATATCCGGTTCAGCGGCAGTCAAGACCTTTCATAAATTCGGTTTCACCACGTCCCGGCAGACGGGAAGCCACATGATCCTGGAGAAGGCCGGGCTGGACGTCACCCTCTCCGTCCCTCTCCATACCGAATTAAAAAGAGGGACACTACGAAACCTCATCAAAGATGCAGGTCTCACCGCCGATGAATTTGTGGCGATGCTCTGA
- the thiD gene encoding bifunctional hydroxymethylpyrimidine kinase/phosphomethylpyrimidine kinase: MVMDLPVCACTIAGSDSGGGAGIQADLKTFAAYGVWGTSAIAAVTAQNPGGVAGVWPLSPDAVAAQVRAVFEAFPVGAVKTGILADAGVIHAVAAALPFGVPLVIDPVMVATSGSRLLEEDAVAALVAALIPRAAVVTPNLPEAEVLAGFPVEGPDGMREAGRAILAMGAGAVVVKGGHLPGDPTDIFIDATGEVVLSGLRHPYAVHGTGCSFSAALAAGLARGMPLRDAFVAAKTFIDGAIAHAVPDLRGRRSVNPLWECGKGDFPYV, translated from the coding sequence ATGGTGATGGATCTTCCCGTCTGTGCATGCACGATCGCCGGTTCCGACTCGGGGGGAGGTGCCGGTATCCAGGCCGATCTCAAGACTTTCGCCGCGTACGGCGTCTGGGGGACGTCGGCGATCGCGGCGGTGACGGCGCAGAACCCCGGTGGCGTGGCCGGGGTGTGGCCCCTCTCTCCCGACGCCGTTGCCGCCCAGGTGAGGGCGGTCTTCGAGGCGTTCCCTGTCGGCGCCGTGAAGACCGGGATTCTCGCGGATGCCGGGGTCATTCACGCGGTGGCCGCCGCCCTCCCCTTCGGTGTCCCGCTCGTCATCGACCCGGTGATGGTGGCGACGTCCGGTTCACGTCTCCTTGAAGAGGACGCGGTCGCCGCCCTGGTCGCCGCCCTGATCCCCCGCGCGGCGGTGGTGACGCCGAACCTCCCCGAGGCTGAGGTGCTGGCGGGTTTCCCGGTCGAGGGACCGGACGGGATGCGAGAGGCGGGGCGGGCGATCCTCGCGATGGGTGCCGGGGCCGTGGTCGTGAAGGGCGGCCACCTCCCGGGCGACCCGACCGACATCTTCATCGATGCGACAGGGGAGGTCGTCCTCTCCGGTCTCCGTCACCCCTATGCCGTCCACGGTACGGGGTGCTCTTTCTCCGCGGCCCTTGCGGCGGGACTCGCCCGCGGCATGCCTCTCCGGGACGCCTTTGTCGCGGCAAAGACTTTCATCGACGGTGCCATCGCCCATGCCGTCCCCGACCTCCGGGGTCGCCGGTCGGTGAACCCCCTGTGGGAGTGCGGCAAGGGAGACTTCCCGTATGTGTGA
- a CDS encoding nucleotidyltransferase family protein produces MVGTPHVLVPYDAIRVICRKHHIRKLSLFGSVLRDDFGPESDIDLLVEFDEGHIPGFFRLHEIAEELSRAFGGKTIDLLTPQDLSRYFRDDVVAAAEVCYAEADG; encoded by the coding sequence ATGGTCGGCACGCCGCACGTTCTCGTTCCGTACGACGCCATCAGGGTGATATGCAGAAAGCATCATATCAGAAAACTCTCTCTCTTCGGGTCGGTGCTGCGGGACGACTTCGGGCCAGAGAGCGACATAGATCTCCTTGTCGAGTTCGACGAAGGTCATATTCCCGGATTTTTCCGTCTCCATGAGATCGCCGAGGAACTCTCCCGTGCGTTCGGAGGAAAGACGATCGACCTCCTCACCCCGCAGGATCTGAGCCGATATTTCAGGGACGATGTCGTTGCCGCCGCCGAGGTCTGCTATGCAGAAGCAGACGGATGA
- a CDS encoding glycosyltransferase family 39 protein: MGNCRDCILLFAVLFVLATLISYPSIYLNDEFISANQLNHLVEGTSPLHTYEPYGYSAYAESHHNVLCYTLALPVVSLPAYYLFSFFGDSFRLAVLLLWSALLLSIPVMVEVWYPHYARWRGIPWTYAAIISWGVLFVLNMALYRPFWFVRGVQPGDLQVYPEVAAIVFTGGVAFALFGVVAYLIFREIFESERWGLFGLVAVVTSSSYLFWAGNAKDHMLVALFFAAALYLFTLYLSRDDPLWLFASFIAVGWTAWARPELGPALAAGFFLFALAVSVRQGWRRTGTAALAVLGVPFGALPLFVNNLGLSGNPLVLPWVAGYSSQVYSNISAGTETLQATIVRQFALPAGDLLSGLYGTFVNPVYARAAGILQVSPLSLFVLLLLFAVGYAIYKRGTPGISLRDARFLAFFAMATLLVMATLLVMATYLRSLPWIPASPGIVPDMRYLSPAYLPMLVLGVYALKYAGFGAAEVRESLRTLFWLVLADLPLIYVVLQALSGRGEAGQVSFMMYLTYLFLACAAALYLAVVLGKVRPSALAHAVPVLMLCTLAWELVVDFRFATLCWDGYHFWIPAVQYVWYIQYWIFPL, from the coding sequence ATGGGGAATTGCAGGGACTGTATCCTCCTGTTTGCAGTATTGTTCGTTCTTGCAACTCTGATCTCCTATCCCTCCATCTATCTGAACGACGAGTTCATCTCGGCAAACCAGCTCAACCACCTTGTCGAGGGCACCTCCCCCCTCCACACCTATGAACCGTACGGCTACAGCGCCTATGCCGAGTCCCACCACAACGTCCTCTGCTACACCCTCGCCCTCCCCGTCGTCTCTCTCCCGGCGTACTACCTCTTCTCTTTCTTTGGCGACTCATTCCGCCTCGCCGTGCTCCTCCTCTGGTCTGCCCTCCTCCTTTCTATCCCCGTGATGGTCGAGGTGTGGTACCCGCACTACGCCCGCTGGCGGGGCATCCCCTGGACCTATGCGGCGATCATCTCGTGGGGCGTCCTCTTCGTCCTGAACATGGCGCTGTACCGACCGTTCTGGTTCGTGCGGGGCGTGCAGCCCGGCGACCTCCAGGTCTACCCCGAGGTCGCCGCCATCGTCTTCACCGGCGGGGTGGCCTTCGCCCTCTTCGGCGTCGTAGCCTACCTGATCTTCAGGGAGATCTTCGAGAGCGAGCGCTGGGGCCTCTTCGGTCTTGTCGCCGTCGTCACCTCCTCGTCCTACCTCTTCTGGGCAGGGAACGCGAAGGACCACATGCTCGTCGCCCTCTTCTTTGCGGCGGCCCTCTACCTCTTCACCCTCTACCTCTCCCGCGACGACCCCCTCTGGCTCTTCGCCTCCTTCATCGCCGTCGGGTGGACGGCCTGGGCCCGCCCGGAACTCGGGCCAGCCCTCGCCGCCGGGTTCTTCCTCTTCGCCCTCGCGGTCTCGGTGCGGCAGGGGTGGCGCAGGACCGGGACGGCGGCCCTCGCCGTCCTCGGCGTCCCTTTCGGCGCCCTTCCCCTCTTCGTGAACAACCTGGGCCTCTCCGGCAACCCTCTCGTCCTCCCCTGGGTGGCCGGGTACTCGTCGCAGGTATATTCCAACATCTCCGCCGGGACAGAGACACTTCAGGCCACGATCGTCAGGCAGTTCGCCCTTCCCGCAGGAGACCTCCTCTCCGGCCTCTACGGTACCTTCGTCAATCCGGTGTACGCCCGTGCCGCCGGCATTCTCCAGGTCTCTCCCCTCTCTCTCTTTGTCCTGCTTCTTCTCTTTGCCGTCGGCTATGCCATCTATAAACGCGGGACGCCCGGCATCTCTCTCAGGGACGCCAGGTTCCTTGCCTTCTTCGCCATGGCGACCCTCCTCGTCATGGCGACCCTCCTCGTCATGGCGACGTACCTCCGGTCCCTCCCCTGGATACCGGCGAGTCCGGGCATCGTCCCTGACATGCGCTACCTCTCGCCGGCGTACCTCCCGATGCTCGTCCTCGGCGTCTACGCCCTGAAGTATGCCGGTTTCGGCGCTGCCGAGGTGCGGGAGTCGCTGCGGACCCTCTTCTGGCTCGTCCTCGCCGACCTCCCCCTCATCTACGTCGTCCTGCAGGCCCTCTCCGGCAGGGGGGAGGCCGGGCAGGTCTCCTTCATGATGTACCTCACCTACCTCTTCCTCGCCTGTGCGGCGGCGCTCTACCTCGCCGTCGTCCTCGGGAAGGTCAGGCCCTCCGCCCTCGCCCATGCCGTCCCCGTGCTCATGCTCTGCACCCTCGCCTGGGAACTCGTGGTGGACTTCAGGTTTGCCACCCTCTGCTGGGACGGGTATCACTTCTGGATCCCCGCGGTGCAGTATGTGTGGTACATCCAGTACTGGATCTTCCCGCTCTGA
- a CDS encoding winged helix-turn-helix domain-containing protein, whose amino-acid sequence MQSRFNRTDRGILLSDEILLDITTFEALSSETRISILKNLEARPMTVSEISKILNIPKSSAYTHLAKMLASNLVRRKENDHKWVYYEISYKGYALLHPSKIQQVKIILTTALGIGACGLAVLGVDILSNLPSPEAGVALGSLAASSLFTTGLMLLATGSLLFVLAVFLLMSRSDFIPIGD is encoded by the coding sequence ATGCAGAGCAGGTTTAATCGAACAGATCGAGGCATACTATTGTCAGATGAGATTCTCCTGGACATCACCACATTTGAAGCACTATCGTCCGAGACTCGCATATCTATCCTGAAAAATCTCGAAGCACGCCCTATGACGGTCTCCGAGATTTCAAAAATCCTCAATATCCCGAAGTCCTCTGCCTACACCCACCTTGCAAAAATGCTTGCATCAAACCTCGTAAGGCGCAAAGAAAACGATCACAAGTGGGTTTATTATGAGATATCGTATAAAGGGTATGCGCTCCTGCATCCATCGAAAATACAGCAGGTGAAGATCATCCTCACCACCGCACTCGGGATAGGGGCGTGTGGACTCGCCGTACTGGGTGTCGATATTCTCAGCAATCTTCCGTCTCCTGAGGCCGGTGTCGCTCTGGGATCTCTTGCCGCTTCATCTCTCTTTACGACAGGTCTCATGCTCCTTGCGACAGGATCGTTGCTCTTTGTTCTTGCCGTGTTCCTTTTGATGTCACGGTCTGACTTTATCCCGATCGGTGATTAG
- a CDS encoding type IV pilin, translating into MVQSNEHEDAVSATVATVLMVAVTVILAALVASFSLGTMGGIPDNGIVGAKAVRMDDGAVLVTYVGGDGADAVDHLNWTIDGTEQTDRLDATVGSSAVNTTVSADPGKKHRVMVVATYSDGSSQVVLDAMV; encoded by the coding sequence ATGGTCCAATCCAATGAGCACGAAGATGCGGTCTCCGCGACCGTCGCCACCGTTCTCATGGTCGCCGTCACCGTGATCCTCGCCGCCCTTGTCGCTTCCTTCTCCCTCGGCACCATGGGGGGCATCCCCGACAACGGTATCGTCGGGGCGAAGGCCGTCAGGATGGATGACGGTGCGGTCCTGGTCACCTATGTCGGCGGCGACGGTGCCGACGCAGTCGACCACCTGAACTGGACGATCGACGGCACGGAACAGACCGACCGTCTCGACGCCACTGTCGGGTCGTCGGCCGTCAATACAACGGTATCCGCGGATCCCGGGAAGAAACACCGGGTCATGGTCGTCGCGACATACAGCGACGGGTCGTCGCAGGTCGTCCTGGACGCCATGGTCTGA
- a CDS encoding DUF447 domain-containing protein gives MGFLNEGINEVIATTGGNAAPMGIICRNGTLSMVLFRGSHTEANIRTNGWVVANLTHDPVVWVRTAFDDLPLDAFTPLEAGGRRVERLKECEAWAAFAATVEHETAETAFVTLSPLGEGVVGQVLRAHNRGFAGIVEAAVHGTRYVLSRDPALKALIDHHLAIVRKCGGPREREAAAVLEEYIR, from the coding sequence ATGGGATTCCTGAACGAGGGGATTAACGAGGTGATCGCGACGACAGGCGGGAATGCCGCGCCGATGGGGATCATCTGCCGGAACGGCACCCTTTCAATGGTCCTCTTCAGGGGTTCGCACACGGAGGCGAATATCAGGACGAACGGGTGGGTGGTTGCAAACCTCACCCACGATCCTGTCGTCTGGGTGCGGACGGCCTTCGACGACCTTCCCCTCGACGCCTTCACGCCTCTGGAGGCGGGCGGGCGGCGGGTGGAGCGCCTGAAAGAGTGCGAGGCGTGGGCGGCCTTTGCCGCGACGGTGGAGCACGAGACGGCGGAGACGGCCTTTGTGACGCTCTCGCCCCTCGGGGAAGGGGTCGTCGGGCAGGTTCTCAGGGCCCACAACCGGGGCTTCGCCGGGATCGTCGAGGCGGCGGTCCATGGCACGCGCTATGTGCTGAGCCGCGACCCCGCGCTGAAGGCCCTCATCGATCACCACCTTGCGATCGTGCGGAAGTGCGGCGGGCCGCGGGAGCGCGAGGCGGCGGCGGTGCTTGAGGAATACATCAGGTAG
- a CDS encoding S1 family peptidase: MKRLTGILSVLFILALLASAFVGPAAAKQNDSEQNYVDERTDLTPEERADVIEELRSHEKILGIYGSLPDFSDTKTSHPWISWYSQLDHFTDDNFDSFAKPRLYPKGPVIGYGYDVEGYIDVGIPEDWPEDNITATMEELYEILDKKGKDAGFESIPVKFRSVSVRPDSLVLYSASNKSRPITGDIQIQTILDRIRPLIGGMQIQTLLGSDIASSTLGWAAQTSSGTRGYVISAHCSDGSGETVYQPTTGSSNACGSVGADPGWPYSSSYADAAWVPYSNVAAKIHSQGVDQSVKGHYDPWPGLTVFKSGRTTGTTSGSVQRKDIVFYPSTQRYLYDQYFASYTAEPGDSGSPVYHVESDHDRIIVGILSGSFCGEEYFSPVSGVETELGVLPLTS; the protein is encoded by the coding sequence ATGAAAAGATTAACCGGAATTCTGTCGGTCCTGTTTATCCTGGCCTTGCTGGCCTCGGCATTTGTGGGACCTGCCGCAGCGAAACAGAATGACAGTGAACAGAACTACGTAGATGAACGTACAGATCTGACACCTGAAGAACGTGCTGATGTCATTGAGGAACTGAGATCCCATGAAAAAATTCTGGGTATTTATGGAAGTCTTCCGGACTTTAGCGATACAAAGACCTCACACCCCTGGATCTCATGGTATAGTCAGTTGGATCACTTTACTGACGATAACTTTGATTCTTTTGCAAAACCTCGCCTGTATCCCAAGGGACCGGTTATCGGCTATGGATATGACGTTGAAGGATACATCGATGTAGGTATTCCGGAAGACTGGCCCGAAGATAACATTACGGCCACCATGGAGGAACTGTACGAAATCCTCGACAAAAAGGGGAAAGATGCAGGCTTCGAGAGTATCCCCGTAAAATTCAGGAGTGTCTCTGTCCGTCCGGACAGTCTTGTCCTCTACAGTGCGAGTAACAAATCTCGACCGATAACTGGGGATATACAGATTCAGACAATCTTAGACAGAATTCGACCATTAATTGGAGGTATGCAGATTCAGACACTCTTAGGGAGTGATATAGCAAGTTCAACACTCGGGTGGGCTGCACAGACCTCTTCTGGCACGCGGGGTTATGTTATTTCAGCGCATTGTTCGGATGGGAGTGGAGAAACTGTCTATCAACCGACGACCGGTTCTTCAAATGCCTGTGGGTCTGTAGGCGCTGATCCAGGATGGCCATATTCATCTTCTTACGCTGATGCAGCCTGGGTGCCATACAGCAACGTTGCAGCAAAAATTCACTCGCAGGGTGTGGATCAGAGTGTAAAAGGACATTATGACCCTTGGCCTGGCCTAACTGTTTTCAAATCCGGAAGAACAACGGGCACGACCTCTGGATCAGTCCAAAGAAAGGATATTGTATTCTATCCATCTACACAGCGTTACTTGTATGATCAGTACTTTGCTTCATACACTGCTGAGCCTGGAGACAGCGGATCACCGGTTTATCACGTTGAGTCCGACCACGATAGGATAATTGTGGGAATTCTTTCTGGTAGTTTTTGTGGCGAAGAGTATTTTTCACCGGTATCCGGAGTGGAAACAGAACTGGGTGTCCTGCCCTTAACCAGTTGA
- a CDS encoding type II toxin-antitoxin system HicA family toxin: MSRLPVLSSDTVFRALKRAGFDYAPRRSKGRQVALYRVDEVGRRLLVILPKRSVLPVGTLLCILQQANIQKERFVLLVSEAAPVS, translated from the coding sequence GTGAGTCGTCTCCCTGTCCTCTCCTCCGACACGGTCTTCAGGGCGCTGAAGAGGGCGGGCTTCGACTATGCGCCGCGGCGGAGCAAGGGGAGGCAGGTCGCCCTGTACCGTGTCGACGAGGTCGGGCGGCGTCTCCTTGTGATCCTGCCGAAGAGGAGCGTTCTACCGGTGGGAACGCTCCTCTGCATCCTGCAGCAGGCGAACATCCAGAAAGAGCGTTTTGTCCTCCTCGTCAGCGAGGCCGCGCCGGTCTCGTGA